A section of the Streptomyces xinghaiensis S187 genome encodes:
- a CDS encoding GNAT family N-acetyltransferase: MTELVFRALTESDAHLFTSLSHPDTGLVGRASLGHVYRPVHEGGEYRPDWTRVALRGGRVVARAAWWGAPGDPEPVLLNWFDFAEGEDEAAAGLLRTSPLRTEYELMLPTGWRELPPVRAAAERRLGAARAAGLRPLVERFRYTWTPGRGLPERPGRLRFRAEPDDAVFLDALRRIAEGSLDAHTRNTAARHGAEAAAREELDFLHWCPSPREWWQLAHAPDGTLAGVHIPAHNPGGPCVGFIGVLPEHRGNGYAYELLAECTHKLAAEGADRIAAATDQGNFPMAAAFARAGYPITQERICLVPPPADG, from the coding sequence ATGACCGAGCTGGTCTTCCGCGCGCTCACCGAGAGCGACGCACATCTGTTCACCTCCCTCTCCCACCCCGACACCGGTCTCGTCGGCCGCGCGTCGCTGGGGCACGTCTACCGTCCCGTCCACGAGGGCGGCGAGTACCGCCCCGACTGGACCCGGGTCGCGCTGCGCGGCGGCCGGGTCGTGGCGCGCGCCGCCTGGTGGGGAGCTCCCGGCGACCCGGAGCCGGTGCTGCTCAACTGGTTCGACTTCGCCGAGGGCGAGGACGAGGCGGCCGCCGGACTCCTGCGCACCTCACCGCTGCGCACCGAGTACGAACTGATGCTCCCCACCGGCTGGCGCGAGCTGCCGCCGGTGCGCGCCGCCGCCGAACGGCGGCTCGGCGCGGCGCGTGCCGCAGGGCTGCGGCCCCTCGTCGAACGCTTCCGCTATACGTGGACGCCCGGCCGCGGTCTGCCCGAGCGGCCGGGCCGGCTGCGTTTCCGCGCCGAGCCGGACGACGCCGTGTTCCTGGACGCCCTGCGCCGGATCGCGGAGGGCAGCCTCGACGCCCACACCCGGAACACCGCCGCCCGGCACGGTGCCGAGGCCGCGGCCCGGGAGGAGCTGGACTTCCTCCACTGGTGCCCGTCGCCCCGCGAGTGGTGGCAGCTGGCCCACGCCCCGGACGGCACCCTGGCCGGGGTGCACATCCCCGCCCACAACCCGGGCGGTCCCTGCGTGGGCTTCATCGGGGTGCTGCCGGAGCACCGGGGGAACGGCTACGCGTACGAACTGCTGGCCGAGTGCACGCACAAGCTGGCCGCCGAGGGCGCGGACCGTATCGCCGCCGCCACCGACCAGGGCAACTTCCCCATGGCCGCGGCCTTCGCCAGGGCGGGCTATCCCATCACGCAGGAGCGGATCTGCCTCGTGCCGCCGCCCGCGGACGGCTGA
- a CDS encoding MerR family transcriptional regulator: MRIGELAARTGASVRSLRYYEEQGLLTSGRSPGGQRYYREEAVERVRFLQRFYAAGLSSRTIAGLLPCVDAPSEQTSGAALERMERERARLSEHIDDLIRTRHTLDELIAIARDHRERTWTAATS, translated from the coding sequence ATGCGGATCGGGGAGCTCGCGGCGCGTACCGGCGCCAGCGTCAGGTCGCTGCGCTACTACGAGGAGCAGGGCCTGCTCACCAGCGGCCGCAGCCCCGGCGGGCAGCGGTACTACCGGGAGGAGGCCGTCGAGCGCGTGCGGTTCCTCCAGCGGTTCTACGCTGCCGGGCTGTCGAGCCGCACCATCGCCGGACTGCTGCCCTGCGTCGACGCACCCAGCGAGCAGACCTCCGGCGCCGCGCTGGAGCGGATGGAGCGGGAGCGGGCCCGGCTCTCCGAACACATCGACGACCTCATACGGACCCGGCACACCCTGGACGAACTGATCGCCATCGCGCGGGACCACCGCGAGCGGACGTGGACCGCGGCCACGAGCTGA
- the treY gene encoding malto-oligosyltrehalose synthase has product MTSEPLAPSPEPSAAARNGGNAAPGAIPGAVPTATYRLQIQPDFPFSAAEAAVPHLAALGVSHLHLSPVLEAVPGSGHGYDVVDHSAVRAELGGEAGLRRLAATARAHGLGIVLDIVPNHMAVPVPERLNRALWSVLRDGPGSPYARWFDIDWEAGAANAPGAHRGRILLPVLGGRLERELRHFRLGREDEAGGGEDHRTGSGAAAGEDAGYVLRYFDHVFPVRPGTERLPLPELVAAQWYRPAWWRLARTELNYRRFFTISGLIGVRVQDPAVFDATHATVLRLLRDGVVQGLRVDHPDGLADPEGYLRRLRDAGGGCWTVVEKILTGEERLPGSWPVAGTTGYDALRRADGLFTDPAGARELDSLHREFTGAPADRGGAWEATAARAAREVVEHDLAAEVSALTRTAVRICGTAPVPPDHAPWALRTAIRELLLRVPVYRPYTAPGKAVPERDAAMLREAAEGARAAFAVPEEAGAVDLVRDLVLGTAGDSPAHREFCARFAQTSSALRAKSVEDTAFYRYTPLLSAAEVGGEPGRPGVSPEEFHAFCARLQRDWPETGTVLSTHDTKRSADVRARIALLSESPLEWAELVERLTKETARASGAGVPDAHLAWTAWQTAFGLGYGLSGPLPAERLVPAVLKAAREAGLRTTWTEQDAAYEDAVRAFTEAGPCGPPHPAAVAFARALGAHARANILGAALVHLTMPGVPDVYQGTEREFRALVDPDNRPPFRARPEELAGLDEGRPPRSLSEEKLRLTAAALRLRREHPDWFGRAGSYRPLAAEGPAAEHCVAFGRSGRAVTVVTRLSRLLDRSGGWRDTALRLPPGRWRDRLTGAEAEGSPALAELLERWPVALLVRV; this is encoded by the coding sequence ATGACCTCCGAGCCGCTCGCGCCGTCCCCGGAGCCGTCCGCCGCAGCGCGGAACGGCGGGAACGCCGCACCGGGCGCCATACCCGGCGCCGTTCCGACCGCGACCTACCGGCTGCAGATCCAGCCGGACTTCCCCTTCTCCGCGGCCGAGGCCGCGGTGCCCCACCTCGCCGCGCTCGGCGTCTCCCATCTGCATCTGTCGCCCGTGCTGGAGGCCGTGCCGGGCTCCGGTCACGGCTACGACGTGGTGGACCACTCCGCCGTGCGGGCCGAGCTGGGCGGCGAGGCGGGGCTGCGGCGGCTGGCGGCCACCGCGCGGGCCCACGGCCTGGGCATCGTCCTGGACATCGTGCCGAACCACATGGCCGTCCCCGTGCCGGAGCGGCTGAACCGGGCGCTGTGGAGCGTGCTGCGGGACGGCCCCGGCTCACCGTACGCGCGCTGGTTCGACATCGACTGGGAGGCCGGGGCCGCGAACGCCCCCGGCGCGCACCGGGGGCGGATACTCCTGCCGGTCCTCGGCGGCCGGCTGGAGCGGGAACTGCGGCACTTCCGTCTCGGACGGGAGGACGAAGCGGGGGGCGGGGAGGACCACCGAACGGGCAGCGGGGCGGCTGCCGGGGAGGACGCCGGGTATGTGCTGCGCTACTTCGATCACGTGTTCCCCGTCCGGCCGGGTACGGAGCGGCTGCCGCTGCCCGAACTGGTGGCCGCCCAGTGGTACCGGCCGGCCTGGTGGCGGCTGGCCCGTACGGAGCTGAACTACCGGCGGTTCTTCACCATTTCGGGACTGATCGGGGTGCGGGTCCAGGACCCGGCCGTGTTCGACGCCACCCACGCGACGGTGCTGCGGCTGCTGCGCGACGGCGTCGTCCAGGGCCTGCGCGTCGACCACCCGGACGGGCTGGCCGATCCGGAGGGCTATCTGCGCCGGCTCCGGGACGCCGGGGGCGGCTGCTGGACCGTGGTGGAGAAGATCCTGACCGGCGAGGAGCGGCTGCCGGGGAGCTGGCCCGTCGCCGGCACCACCGGCTACGACGCGCTGCGCCGGGCCGACGGCCTGTTCACCGACCCCGCGGGCGCCCGCGAACTCGACTCTCTGCACCGGGAGTTCACCGGTGCCCCCGCCGACCGGGGCGGCGCGTGGGAGGCGACGGCCGCGCGGGCCGCGCGCGAGGTGGTGGAACACGACCTGGCCGCCGAGGTGTCGGCGCTGACCCGTACGGCCGTCCGGATCTGCGGGACGGCGCCCGTACCGCCCGACCACGCCCCGTGGGCCCTGCGCACCGCGATCCGCGAACTCCTGCTGCGCGTCCCGGTCTACCGCCCCTACACCGCCCCGGGGAAGGCCGTGCCGGAGCGGGACGCGGCGATGCTGCGCGAGGCCGCCGAGGGGGCGCGTGCCGCCTTCGCCGTGCCGGAGGAGGCCGGCGCGGTGGACCTGGTGCGCGATCTGGTGCTCGGCACTGCCGGCGACTCCCCCGCCCACCGGGAGTTCTGTGCGCGCTTCGCCCAGACCTCCTCCGCGCTGCGCGCCAAGTCGGTCGAGGACACCGCCTTCTACCGGTACACGCCGCTGCTGTCGGCCGCGGAGGTGGGCGGCGAGCCGGGCCGGCCGGGCGTCTCCCCGGAGGAGTTCCACGCCTTCTGCGCGCGGCTCCAGCGCGACTGGCCGGAGACGGGAACCGTGCTGTCCACGCACGACACCAAGCGCAGCGCGGACGTCCGGGCGCGCATCGCGCTGCTGTCGGAGTCGCCCCTGGAGTGGGCGGAGCTCGTGGAGCGGCTGACCAAGGAGACGGCGCGTGCGAGCGGCGCCGGGGTGCCGGACGCCCATCTGGCCTGGACCGCCTGGCAGACGGCTTTCGGGCTCGGCTACGGCCTGTCCGGGCCGCTGCCGGCGGAGCGGCTCGTCCCGGCCGTCCTGAAGGCCGCGCGGGAGGCGGGGCTGCGGACCACCTGGACCGAGCAGGACGCGGCCTACGAGGACGCCGTACGGGCGTTCACGGAGGCGGGCCCGTGCGGGCCGCCGCATCCGGCGGCCGTGGCCTTCGCCCGCGCGCTGGGCGCGCACGCCCGCGCGAACATCCTCGGCGCGGCTCTCGTCCATCTGACGATGCCGGGGGTTCCCGACGTCTACCAGGGCACCGAACGGGAGTTCAGGGCCCTGGTCGACCCGGACAACCGGCCGCCGTTCCGGGCCCGCCCGGAGGAGCTCGCGGGGCTCGACGAGGGGCGGCCGCCGCGGAGCCTGTCGGAGGAGAAGCTGCGGCTCACCGCGGCCGCCCTCCGGCTGCGCCGCGAGCACCCGGACTGGTTCGGCCGCGCGGGCTCGTACCGGCCGCTCGCGGCGGAGGGTCCCGCGGCGGAGCACTGTGTGGCCTTCGGCCGCTCCGGCCGGGCGGTCACGGTCGTCACCCGGCTCTCCCGGCTGCTGGACCGCTCCGGCGGCTGGCGGGACACCGCGCTGCGGCTGCCCCCGGGACGCTGGCGGGACCGGCTGACCGGGGCGGAGGCGGAGGGCTCGCCGGCCCTGGCCGAGCTGCTGGAACGGTGGCCGGTGGCCCTGCTCGTCCGCGTCTGA
- a CDS encoding FAD-dependent monooxygenase — protein MTRHPRPFDDGPEHHDRAIPGAAASGAGTAGRRNDADVDVLVVGAGPTGLTAACEARRHGLTARIVDRATGRSGFSKALVVHARTMEVFETMGVADRVRAAGARFAALNVNTRHRAPVRVDLLGLPWGDTAYPFWLSVPQYATEHILESHLTAGGGEIEWGVALKDLRDDDGGGGGGGGSVEAMLEHGDGRRETVRARWVIGCDGGRSRVREAAGLRLDRSDAGAVFVLADVLTTADLTEDEGHVFLGPEGLLLIVPMPEPRRWRVIAHVPGAREEERPTLDAPFLDELIRSRAGIAFGSHGVTWQSRFALSHGLVDHYRRGRVFLAGDAAHIHSPVGGQGLNTGVQDAHNLLWKLAAARHTEPARAEALLDSYEAERRPVARAMVRGTARATRALTTRTGMTRALLGTVAPTLLGRRPVQARLGRGVGMLDIGYPAAGRTGRGVRTAAGRRLPDPVLSDGGGRLHQRLAPLGFTWVVRARPGETWPPGDDRAWAGIPVVFLSGEEWAGLSGPGTAAPVILVRPDRYIAGAGSTAASVLSAVGPRMLPGTAPRRPGRLTG, from the coding sequence GTGACCAGACACCCCAGGCCATTCGACGACGGCCCTGAGCACCACGACCGCGCCATACCCGGTGCCGCCGCCTCCGGCGCCGGGACGGCGGGGCGGCGGAACGACGCCGATGTGGACGTCCTCGTCGTGGGGGCCGGCCCCACGGGGCTGACCGCCGCCTGCGAGGCCCGGCGCCACGGACTCACGGCACGGATCGTCGACCGGGCGACGGGCCGCTCGGGCTTCTCCAAGGCGCTGGTCGTCCACGCGCGGACCATGGAGGTCTTCGAGACCATGGGGGTGGCCGACCGCGTCCGGGCCGCGGGCGCCCGGTTCGCGGCCCTCAACGTGAACACCCGGCACCGCGCCCCCGTCCGCGTCGATCTGCTCGGCCTCCCGTGGGGCGACACCGCCTACCCCTTCTGGCTGTCGGTCCCCCAGTACGCCACCGAGCACATCCTCGAATCGCACCTCACCGCCGGGGGCGGTGAAATCGAGTGGGGCGTCGCGCTCAAGGATCTCCGCGACGACGACGGTGGCGGTGGCGGCGGCGGCGGCTCGGTCGAGGCGATGCTGGAACACGGGGACGGCCGCCGCGAGACGGTCCGCGCCCGGTGGGTGATCGGCTGCGACGGCGGCCGCAGCCGGGTCCGGGAAGCGGCCGGGCTGCGGCTCGACCGCTCGGACGCCGGGGCGGTCTTCGTCCTGGCCGACGTCCTGACCACCGCGGACCTCACCGAGGACGAGGGGCACGTCTTCCTCGGCCCCGAGGGCCTGCTGCTCATCGTCCCCATGCCGGAGCCCCGCCGCTGGCGCGTCATCGCGCACGTCCCGGGGGCCCGCGAGGAAGAACGTCCCACCCTCGACGCGCCCTTCCTGGACGAGCTGATCCGCAGCCGCGCCGGAATCGCGTTCGGCAGCCACGGGGTGACCTGGCAGTCGCGGTTCGCCCTCAGCCACGGCCTGGTGGACCACTACCGCCGGGGCCGGGTCTTCCTCGCCGGCGACGCCGCGCACATCCACAGCCCGGTCGGCGGCCAGGGACTCAACACCGGTGTGCAGGACGCCCACAACCTGCTGTGGAAGCTGGCCGCCGCCCGGCACACCGAACCGGCCCGGGCCGAGGCCCTGCTCGACAGCTACGAGGCCGAACGGCGGCCCGTGGCCCGGGCCATGGTGCGCGGCACCGCCCGGGCGACCCGGGCGCTCACCACCCGGACGGGCATGACGCGCGCCCTCCTCGGCACGGTCGCGCCCACCCTGCTCGGCCGCCGCCCCGTGCAGGCCCGCCTCGGCCGCGGTGTCGGCATGCTGGACATCGGCTACCCGGCCGCGGGCCGGACCGGGCGGGGAGTCCGCACCGCGGCGGGCCGCCGGCTGCCCGACCCCGTGCTGTCCGACGGCGGCGGACGGCTGCACCAGCGGCTGGCCCCCCTCGGCTTCACCTGGGTGGTCCGGGCGCGTCCCGGCGAGACGTGGCCGCCCGGCGACGACCGGGCGTGGGCGGGGATACCGGTGGTCTTCCTCTCCGGGGAGGAGTGGGCGGGGCTGTCCGGGCCGGGAACGGCGGCACCCGTCATACTCGTCCGCCCCGACCGGTACATCGCGGGCGCGGGCAGCACAGCGGCCTCCGTCCTGTCGGCGGTGGGACCGCGCATGCTCCCGGGCACCGCCCCGCGCCGTCCCGGGCGCCTCACCGGCTGA
- a CDS encoding TetR/AcrR family transcriptional regulator: MTVRPPGFGSPRAERREKARDQVVETALRLFSERGYIGVRVEDIATEAGISRATFYKYFSEREEILAELFARLLGREPVPAPPGGPERTLERVEDLLVATAERMLGDEVLARFVYTLPIRHAALLGEGARPPVLDTVESMLTEAAGAGVLRADVPAPLLAAHVGRAYEAALRDWAERRCEDAPAQVRLLLSLAFHGIAAPDRD, from the coding sequence ATGACCGTACGGCCACCCGGATTCGGCAGCCCCAGGGCCGAGCGGCGGGAGAAGGCCCGGGACCAGGTGGTGGAGACGGCGCTGCGGCTGTTCTCCGAGCGCGGATACATCGGGGTCAGGGTCGAGGACATCGCCACCGAGGCGGGCATCTCCCGGGCCACCTTCTACAAGTACTTCTCCGAGCGCGAGGAGATCCTCGCCGAGTTGTTCGCCCGGCTCCTCGGCCGCGAGCCCGTCCCCGCCCCGCCGGGCGGCCCCGAACGCACGCTGGAGCGCGTGGAGGACCTGCTCGTCGCGACGGCGGAACGGATGCTCGGGGACGAGGTGCTGGCCCGCTTCGTCTACACCCTGCCCATCCGCCACGCCGCGCTGCTCGGCGAGGGCGCGCGGCCACCGGTGCTCGACACGGTGGAGAGCATGCTCACCGAGGCGGCCGGCGCGGGCGTGCTCCGCGCCGACGTGCCCGCCCCGCTCCTCGCCGCCCATGTGGGACGGGCCTACGAGGCCGCCCTGCGCGACTGGGCGGAGCGGCGCTGCGAGGACGCCCCCGCCCAGGTGCGGCTGCTCCTCTCCCTGGCCTTCCACGGCATCGCCGCCCCGGACCGGGACTGA
- a CDS encoding DUF1707 and FHA domain-containing protein — protein MTSSHELRPWPGPAPRGPARVSDADRDRAISRLREGAAEGRLSQDTFLRRMELALAARARDDLRALTADLPDESRWSRAVFGSVAAVSSFTVRLRRAWQTERLPRLLLPEPGPRPLRIGREPTNGLRLGDETVSRFHAELVSHGGIWILRDLGSANGTCVNGRRVTDTAVVHPGDQVSFGRLSFRLASR, from the coding sequence GTGACGTCGTCCCACGAGCTCCGGCCCTGGCCGGGCCCTGCCCCGCGCGGTCCCGCCCGGGTGTCGGACGCCGACCGGGACCGCGCGATCAGCCGGCTCCGGGAAGGCGCCGCCGAGGGCCGGCTGTCCCAGGACACCTTCCTGCGCCGCATGGAACTCGCCCTCGCGGCCCGCGCCCGGGACGACCTGCGCGCCCTCACCGCGGACCTTCCCGACGAAAGCCGGTGGTCCCGGGCGGTGTTCGGCTCGGTGGCGGCCGTCTCCTCCTTCACCGTGCGGCTGCGCCGGGCCTGGCAGACCGAGCGCCTGCCCCGGCTGCTGCTCCCGGAGCCGGGCCCCCGCCCGCTGCGGATCGGCCGGGAACCGACCAACGGACTGCGGCTCGGCGACGAGACCGTCTCCCGCTTCCACGCCGAACTGGTGTCGCACGGCGGGATCTGGATCCTGCGCGACCTGGGCTCCGCCAACGGCACCTGCGTCAACGGCCGCCGGGTGACGGACACGGCCGTCGTGCACCCCGGCGACCAGGTCAGCTTCGGCCGCCTGAGCTTCCGCCTCGCCTCCCGCTGA
- a CDS encoding MMPL family transporter, translated as MLSALARFSVRHRWLVIALWLLAVAGAGLSARAAGGEFSNDLTLSDSDSQAAYDTLRERYPDMSGDGMQVVIHSGGDVASPEVKAAVADALTAVRGSEDVAAARSPYGPGPAMVSADGHTAMATVQFEGRAKDVPEESVEAAQEAFAPVRDAGARVEFGGAVLQAESGPSGSEAIGLAAAVLVLLVAFGSVFAMVVPLVTALFALALGLSAVHLAAGLTTIGTSGPVVAAMIGLGVGIDYALLVVTRHRETLHAGHAPAESIPLALATAGRSVLVAGATVIVAILSLYLIGIPFVSALGLASALTVAATLLAAVTLLPALLAVFGHRLDRFRVRRLRFDHGSGRVSGWHRWTGHVQRHPWPYLLASAVALVALALPLFSLRLGTADGGSAPEDTTERRAYELVAEDFGPGWTGPLVVTADFGEDGSPAEAKRRAADLRTELADTEGVDEVRPPRLDGSGTTALYTVVPEGSPDEESTEELVHRLRDEVLPGAVADTEGGEAHVGGSTATAIDLADRLGREMAWFMTFVVGLSFLLLMVEFRSLVVPLKAAVMNLLSVGAAYGVVVAVFQWGWGAGLLGAEPGPVESFAPIMLFAVLFGLSMDYEVFLLSRVREEYLRTGDTGGSVRDGIAATARVITAAASVMVVVFGSFQLNDQRVVNLFGFGLAVAIAIDATLVRLVLVPSVMAVLGRAAWWMPRPLLRLLPRLPGEAAAGGGRTAAVPGSGPAGDGTPGDGPRRDGGSPAGQPHGRAPERVPEDGRVPGTHS; from the coding sequence TTGCTCTCTGCCCTGGCTCGTTTCTCGGTGCGGCACCGGTGGCTGGTGATCGCCCTCTGGCTGCTGGCGGTGGCCGGCGCCGGCCTCTCCGCCCGCGCGGCGGGTGGTGAGTTCTCCAACGACCTCACGCTCAGCGACTCCGATTCCCAGGCCGCCTACGACACCCTCCGCGAGCGCTACCCGGACATGTCCGGGGACGGGATGCAGGTGGTGATCCACAGCGGCGGGGACGTGGCCTCGCCGGAGGTGAAGGCCGCCGTCGCGGACGCCCTCACGGCGGTGCGCGGCTCGGAGGACGTCGCGGCGGCGCGGTCACCGTACGGCCCGGGCCCGGCCATGGTCTCGGCGGACGGGCACACCGCGATGGCCACCGTGCAGTTCGAGGGGCGCGCCAAGGACGTGCCCGAGGAGTCGGTGGAGGCCGCGCAGGAGGCGTTCGCACCGGTACGGGACGCGGGCGCGCGGGTCGAGTTCGGCGGTGCCGTGCTCCAGGCCGAGAGCGGCCCGTCCGGCAGCGAGGCGATCGGCCTCGCCGCGGCGGTGCTGGTGCTGCTGGTGGCCTTCGGCTCGGTCTTCGCCATGGTCGTGCCGCTGGTGACGGCGCTGTTCGCGCTCGCCCTGGGGCTGTCGGCCGTCCACCTGGCCGCCGGTCTCACCACCATCGGCACCTCCGGCCCCGTGGTCGCGGCCATGATCGGGCTCGGGGTGGGCATCGACTACGCGCTGCTGGTCGTGACCCGCCACCGGGAGACCCTGCACGCCGGGCACGCCCCCGCCGAGTCGATCCCGCTCGCACTGGCCACCGCCGGGCGGTCGGTGCTGGTGGCCGGGGCCACGGTGATCGTGGCCATCCTCAGCCTCTATCTGATCGGCATACCCTTCGTGTCGGCGCTCGGCCTCGCCAGCGCCCTCACGGTGGCGGCCACCCTGCTGGCCGCCGTCACGCTGCTGCCGGCGCTGCTGGCGGTCTTCGGGCACCGGCTGGACCGGTTCCGCGTCAGGCGGCTCCGCTTCGACCACGGCAGCGGCCGGGTGAGCGGCTGGCACCGCTGGACCGGCCACGTCCAGCGCCACCCCTGGCCGTACCTGCTGGCCTCGGCCGTCGCGCTCGTCGCCCTGGCCCTGCCGCTGTTCTCGCTGCGTCTCGGCACGGCCGACGGCGGATCGGCGCCCGAGGACACCACCGAGCGCCGCGCCTACGAACTGGTCGCGGAGGACTTCGGCCCCGGCTGGACGGGTCCCCTGGTCGTCACCGCGGACTTCGGCGAGGACGGCTCCCCGGCGGAGGCGAAGCGGCGGGCCGCGGATCTCCGCACCGAACTGGCGGACACGGAGGGGGTGGACGAGGTGCGCCCGCCGCGGCTCGACGGGAGCGGGACGACCGCCCTCTACACCGTCGTCCCCGAGGGCTCCCCGGACGAGGAGTCCACCGAGGAGCTGGTGCACCGGCTGCGGGACGAGGTCCTGCCCGGCGCCGTGGCGGACACGGAGGGCGGCGAGGCGCACGTCGGCGGCTCCACCGCCACCGCCATCGACCTCGCCGACCGGCTGGGCCGGGAGATGGCCTGGTTCATGACCTTCGTCGTGGGGCTGAGCTTCCTGCTGCTGATGGTCGAATTCCGGTCGCTGGTCGTCCCGTTGAAGGCCGCGGTGATGAACCTGCTGTCCGTGGGGGCGGCCTACGGCGTCGTGGTCGCCGTCTTCCAGTGGGGCTGGGGCGCCGGGCTGCTCGGGGCCGAGCCGGGGCCGGTGGAGTCCTTCGCCCCGATCATGCTCTTCGCGGTGCTCTTCGGGCTCTCGATGGACTACGAGGTGTTCCTGCTCAGCCGGGTCCGCGAGGAGTATTTGCGCACCGGGGACACCGGGGGCTCCGTCCGGGACGGCATCGCCGCCACCGCCCGGGTCATCACGGCCGCCGCGTCCGTCATGGTCGTGGTCTTCGGCAGCTTCCAGCTGAACGACCAGCGGGTCGTCAACCTCTTCGGCTTCGGCCTGGCCGTCGCCATCGCGATCGACGCCACCCTCGTCCGGCTGGTGCTCGTCCCGTCCGTGATGGCGGTGCTGGGCCGGGCCGCCTGGTGGATGCCGCGCCCGCTGCTCCGGCTGCTGCCACGGCTGCCCGGCGAGGCGGCGGCCGGGGGCGGCCGGACGGCCGCCGTGCCCGGGAGCGGCCCGGCCGGTGACGGCACACCGGGCGACGGGCCGCGGCGCGACGGCGGGTCGCCGGCCGGGCAGCCCCACGGGCGCGCCCCCGAGCGCGTCCCCGAGGACGGACGGGTGCCCGGGACGCACTCATGA
- the treZ gene encoding malto-oligosyltrehalose trehalohydrolase has protein sequence MDFEVWAPRAGAVALHVEDGDGAVTAMERDPVRPGWWRAEAPAADGTRYGFALDGGPVRPDPRAPRLPDGPGGTGAVVDHELFDWRHPWYGRPLPGAVLYELHIGTFTPEGTFGAAARRLGHLAGLGITHVELMPVCPFPGTHGWGYDGVAPWAVHEPYGGPDGLKRFIDAAHGHGLGVVLDVVHNHLGPSGNHLPGFGPYFTERHHTPWGAAVNLDAPGSDEVRAYLTGSALAWLRDYRADGLRLDAVHALRDDRARHFLAELSEAVDALAARTGRPLFLIAESDVNDPRTTTPRAAGGHGVHAQWNDDFHHALHTALTGEHQGYYADFAEDPLHALAKTLTGGFFHDGGWSSFRERSHGAPLDPRTTPAHRLLAYAQTHDQIGNRALGDRLAAGLSPGLLACAAALVLTSPYTPMLFMGEEWGARTPWQYFTDHPDPELAEAVRRGRRREFASHGWAEDDIPDPQDPATRGRSCLDWSEPERDPHTRLLAWHRELIALRRALPEPAAGPGLDGTRVSCDRAGRWLCVARGALRTVVNLSAGREARVPAEAPHARVLAAWGDCGAPGADGVVRLPPESAAVLAVP, from the coding sequence GTGGACTTCGAGGTGTGGGCACCGCGGGCCGGTGCCGTCGCGCTGCACGTGGAGGACGGCGACGGCGCGGTCACCGCCATGGAGCGCGACCCCGTCCGCCCCGGCTGGTGGCGGGCCGAGGCACCGGCCGCGGACGGCACGCGCTACGGCTTCGCCCTGGACGGCGGCCCCGTGCGGCCCGACCCGCGCGCCCCGCGCCTCCCCGACGGCCCCGGCGGCACGGGCGCCGTCGTGGACCACGAGCTGTTCGACTGGCGGCATCCCTGGTACGGGCGGCCGCTGCCCGGAGCCGTGCTGTACGAGCTGCACATCGGCACGTTCACGCCCGAGGGCACCTTCGGCGCGGCCGCCCGGCGGCTGGGTCATCTGGCCGGCCTGGGCATCACCCACGTCGAACTGATGCCCGTCTGCCCGTTCCCCGGTACGCACGGCTGGGGCTACGACGGTGTGGCGCCCTGGGCGGTGCACGAGCCGTACGGCGGGCCCGACGGGCTCAAGCGGTTCATCGACGCGGCGCACGGGCACGGGCTCGGCGTCGTCCTGGACGTCGTCCACAACCACCTCGGCCCCTCCGGCAACCATCTCCCGGGATTCGGCCCGTACTTCACGGAGCGCCACCACACCCCGTGGGGCGCGGCCGTCAATCTGGACGCCCCCGGCTCCGACGAGGTCCGGGCGTACCTCACCGGCAGCGCCCTGGCCTGGCTGCGCGACTACCGTGCCGACGGCCTGCGGCTCGACGCCGTGCACGCCCTGCGCGACGACCGGGCCCGCCACTTCCTCGCCGAGCTCTCCGAAGCCGTGGACGCGCTCGCCGCACGGACCGGGCGGCCGCTCTTCCTGATCGCCGAGTCCGACGTCAACGACCCGCGCACCACCACACCCCGCGCGGCGGGCGGCCACGGGGTGCACGCCCAGTGGAACGACGACTTCCACCACGCCCTGCACACCGCGCTCACCGGCGAACACCAGGGCTACTACGCCGACTTCGCCGAGGACCCGCTGCACGCCCTCGCCAAGACGCTCACCGGCGGCTTCTTCCACGACGGCGGCTGGTCCAGCTTCCGGGAGCGCTCGCACGGCGCTCCGCTCGACCCGCGCACCACCCCGGCGCACCGGCTGCTGGCCTACGCCCAGACGCACGACCAGATCGGCAACCGCGCCCTCGGCGACCGGCTCGCCGCCGGCCTCTCCCCCGGCCTGCTGGCCTGCGCGGCCGCGCTCGTCCTCACCTCGCCGTACACGCCGATGCTGTTCATGGGCGAGGAGTGGGGCGCCCGCACACCCTGGCAGTACTTCACCGACCACCCCGACCCGGAGCTGGCGGAGGCCGTACGGCGTGGCCGGCGGCGGGAGTTCGCCTCGCACGGCTGGGCGGAGGACGACATCCCCGACCCGCAGGACCCGGCGACCCGCGGCCGCAGCTGTCTGGACTGGAGCGAGCCGGAACGCGATCCGCACACCCGGCTGCTCGCCTGGCACCGCGAGCTGATCGCCCTGCGCCGCGCCCTGCCGGAACCGGCGGCCGGCCCCGGCCTGGACGGGACGCGGGTCTCCTGCGACCGGGCCGGACGCTGGCTGTGCGTCGCCCGGGGCGCGCTGCGCACCGTGGTGAACCTGTCCGCCGGCCGCGAGGCCCGCGTGCCCGCGGAGGCCCCGCACGCCCGGGTGCTGGCGGCGTGGGGCGACTGCGGCGCCCCGGGCGCCGACGGGGTGGTCCGGCTGCCCCCGGAGTCGGCGGCGGTGCTGGCGGTGCCGTGA